In Lentimicrobiaceae bacterium, one genomic interval encodes:
- the rpmC gene encoding 50S ribosomal protein L29: MKQQVIRELSTPELIEHLETHRVQLNKLKMNHAVSPLENPNKIKSYRKTVARLATELQKRRIADKLNK; the protein is encoded by the coding sequence ATGAAACAGCAAGTTATTAGAGAATTGTCGACACCAGAGTTGATTGAACACTTAGAAACACACAGAGTTCAATTAAACAAGCTGAAAATGAATCATGCAGTTTCTCCTTTGGAGAACCCAAATAAAATAAAATCATATCGTAAAACTGTTGCCCGATTGGCTACAGAATTACAAAAGCGTAGAATCGCAGATAAACTTAATAAATAA
- the rpsQ gene encoding 30S ribosomal protein S17: METRKLRKEKTGLVVSNKMDKSIVVQVERRIKHPIYGKFVKKTSRFTAHDENNECNEGDTVLIAETRPLSKTKCWRLVEIIQKAK; the protein is encoded by the coding sequence ATGGAAACTAGAAAATTAAGAAAAGAAAAAACCGGATTGGTTGTAAGTAATAAGATGGACAAATCTATTGTTGTTCAGGTTGAACGTCGTATTAAACACCCAATTTATGGAAAATTTGTCAAAAAAACATCTAGGTTTACAGCTCACGACGAAAATAACGAATGCAATGAAGGCGATACAGTTCTTATTGCAGAAACACGTCCTTTGAGCAAAACTAAATGTTGGAGACTAGTAGAAATTATTCAAAAGGCAAAATAA